From Streptomyces sp. SAI-135:
GCGCCCCGGTACGGCGGCTACCTCGACGACATCGCCGGGTTCGACGCGGACTTCTTCCGGATCACCCCGCGCGAGGCGGCCGTCATGGACCCGCAGCAGCGGATCCTCCTGGAGGTCGTCCACGAGACCCTCGCCCACGCCGCCGTCCCGGCCTCCTCCCTCGCGGGCACCGCCACCGGGGTCTTCGTCGGCGTCTCCGCCCCCGAGTACGGCTCGCTCACCGGCGCCGACCCGGCCGCCGTCGACCCGTGGGCCCCGGCGGGCGGAGCACTGAGCGTGACCGCGGGACGGCTGGCGTACGTGCTGGACACCCGCGGGCCGAGCATGGCCGTGGACACCGCCTGCTCCTCCTCGCTGGTCGCCGTGCACCACGCGTGCGTGAGCCTGCGCACCGGCGAGAGCGACACGGCGATCGCCGCGGGCGTCAACCTGCTGCTCTCCCCCACCGTCAGCATGGCGTTCCGGCGGGCGGGAGCCCTCGCCCCGGACGGGCGGTGCAAACCCTTCTCGCCGGACGCCGACGGCATCGGACGCGGTGAGGGGTGTGCGGCCGTGCTGCTGAAGCGGCTGTCCGACGCCGAACGGGACGGCGACCGCGTGCTCGCCGTCATCCGCGCCACGGCCGTCAACTCCGACGGCCGCTCCAACGGCCTCCTCGCCCCCAACCCGGCCGCCCAGCAAGCCCTGTTGGCCACCGCGTACGCGCGGGCCGGACTCACCCCCGCCCACGTCGACTACGTCGAGGCGCACGGCACCGGTACCCCTCTCGGCGACCCCATCGAGGCGGGCGCCCTCGGCGCGGTGCTCGGCGCGGACCGCGACCCCGACCAGCCGCTGCTGCTCGGCTCCGTGAAGTCGAACCTCGGTCACCTGGAGTCCGCCGCGGGCATCGCCGGACTGGTGAAGACCGTGCTCGCCCTGCACCACGACGTCATCCCGCCGACCCTGCACTGCGCCGAGGGCAGCGCCCTGGACGACGAACGGCTGCGCCTGGTCACCGAGGGCGAGCCCTGGCCGCGCTACGCCGGTACGGCCACCGCGGGCGTCTCCGGGTTCGGGTTCGGCGGCACCAACGCGCATGCCGTCCTGGAGGAATGGCGGCCCGGCGTCCTGCCCGCGCGCCCGGCCGACGAACCCGGCGCGCGGCTCCATCAGCTGTCCGACATGGACGGGGAGCGGCTGCGCGACACCGCGGCCCGGCTCGCCGACTGGCTGCGGACGGCGTCCGCGCACCCCGCCGACGTGGCTCGCACGCTGGCCGGGCGGGCGGACCGCGGAGGGGTGCGCGCGGCCGTGGTCGCCCGGGATCCGGGCGAACTCGCGGACGGACTGGACGCCTTGGCACACGGGCGCCCACACGCACGGGTCGTCACCGGTGAGCGCGACCTCATGGGCCCCGGCCCCGTGTGGGTCTTCTCCGGCTACGGCACCCAGTGGCCCGGGATGGGACGCAGGCTGCTGGCCGAGGAGCCCGCCTTCGCCGCCGCCGTGGAGAAACTCGACGCGGAGTGCGGACTGTCCCTGTACGACCGTCTCGCGTCCGGGAGCGGACTGGGCCGGCTGGAGGTGGCCCAGCCCGTCCTGTTCGGATTCCAGGTGGCGCTCGCCGAGCTGTGGCGCTCCTACGGCGTCGAACCCGCCGCCGTCATCGGCCACTCGCTGGGCGAGGTGGCCGCGGCGGTCTGCGCGGGCGCCCTGGACGCCGCGGAGGGCGCCCGGATCGTCTCCGTCAGGGCAGCGCTGCTCGGCCGGCTGCGGGGCGGCGCGATGGCGGTCGTCGACCTCACCGACGGTGAACTCGACGCGCTGGAACGGGACTTCCCCGGTGTGCAGGTCGCCGTCCACTCCTCGCCCGGGCAGAAGGTCGTCACCGGCGAGGAGCCGGCGGTGGCGCGTCTGGTGCAACGGCTGGAGGGGCAGGGGCGCACCGCACGGTCCATGCGGGTCGTCGGCGCAGGTCATTCGCCCCAAGTGGAGCCGCTGCTTGGCGAGTTGACCGAGGCATTGGCCGACGTCGGCGGCAGGGCGCCCCGGGTGCCGGTGTACTCCACCGTCCTGGACGACCCGCGCGGTGACTGCGTCTTCGACGCCGCCCACTGGGCCGCGAACCTGCGGCGGCCCGTGCGGCTGGACCGGGCCGTCGCCGCGGCCGCCGCCGACGGCCACACCGCTTTCGTGGAGATCTCCCCGCACCCGGTCCTGGGCCGGGCCGTCACCGAGAACGCGCCCGGGGCCCTCGCGCTCGGCACGCTGCGGCGGGACGCCGACGGATGCGCCGACTTCCTCACCCAGGTGGGCGCCCTGTACTGCGCGGGCGCACGGCTGCCGCTGCCCGCGGGCCGGGTCGTCGACCTGCCCGCGCCGCGCTGGAGGCATGTGCGGCACTGGTGGACGGACGGACGGGGAGCCTCACCGGCCCGGACGCCCGCCTCCCCGCAGGCGCCGGCCGAGGAGGCGCCCGCCGGGCAGGACACCTCTGTCGCCGCCCGCCTGTGCCACCACATCGCGGCCGTCACCGGTCATCCCGCCGGCCGGGTCACCCCCGGCACCGCGCTGGCCGGGCTCGGGCTCGACTCGCTGATGGCGGTCCGCCGTCCGCACCGCCCTGGAGCGCGAGTTCGCCGTCGAGCTGCCGCTTCGCGAGCTGCTCGGCGCCACCACGGTCCAACAGCTGGCCGACCGCGTCCGGCCGGGAGCGGTACGCCCGCTGCGCGTCACCGGCACCCGGCCGCCGCTCTTCCTCGTGCACGCGGCCGGCGGAACCACCGACGTCTACCGGGCCCTCGCCCAACGCCTGAGCGACGACCGGCCCGTGTACGGGCTCGAACGCCTGGAAGACGCGCCGACGGTGACCGAGAAGGCCCGCCGCTACGCCGAGGCCGTCACCGCCGTGCACCCCGACGGGCCCTGTCTGCTGGGCGGTTGGTCCTTCGGCGGCTTCGTCGCCCAGGAGACCGCGCGGCACCTCACCGCCGCGGGCCGGGACGTTCAGCTGGTGGTCCTCATCGACTCTGTGCGGCCCCTGCGCCGGCCCGGCCGCACACCTGCCGAGCGGCTCCGCGACCACTTCGAGGGCTTCGCCCGTCACGTCCAGGACGCCTACGGGGTCCCGCTGGAGCTGCCGTACGAGGACCTCGTCGCGATGGACGACGACGGCGAGCGCATCGACACGGTGCTGGAGATCCTGCGCGCGGCCGCGGACGTGCCGGCCGCCGCCCTGGAGCACCAGCGCTCCTCGTACCTGGACCTGAGGATCGGCGAGGCCCACGAGCCGGGCCGCCACGACGGGCGGGTGGTCCTGTACCGGGCCACCGAGCCCGCTCCGCACACCGTGCGCGACCCCGCCTACGAGCGCGACGACCGGACGCTGGGCTGGGACGAGGTGTGCCCGCGCCTGACCGTCGTACCGGTCGCGGGACACCATCTGTCGCTGCTCGACCCGCCGCACGTCGACGAGATCGCCGCCCACCTGGGGCGTGAGCTCGCCGCAGGGACCCGCCGCACGTGACCCGAGGAGAGCCGCCATGCACCGACGCACCACCGGAGTGTCCCGACGTACCGTCACCAGGGCCGCGGCCGGAGCAGGTCTGTCCGTCCTGTTCGGCGCCCGGA
This genomic window contains:
- a CDS encoding alpha/beta fold hydrolase encodes the protein MHAAGGTTDVYRALAQRLSDDRPVYGLERLEDAPTVTEKARRYAEAVTAVHPDGPCLLGGWSFGGFVAQETARHLTAAGRDVQLVVLIDSVRPLRRPGRTPAERLRDHFEGFARHVQDAYGVPLELPYEDLVAMDDDGERIDTVLEILRAAADVPAAALEHQRSSYLDLRIGEAHEPGRHDGRVVLYRATEPAPHTVRDPAYERDDRTLGWDEVCPRLTVVPVAGHHLSLLDPPHVDEIAAHLGRELAAGTRRT